One Ostrea edulis chromosome 2, xbOstEdul1.1, whole genome shotgun sequence genomic region harbors:
- the LOC125678622 gene encoding formin-binding protein 1-like isoform X2: MSWGIELWDQYDTIATHTQKGIDFCERFTHFLKDRCSIELKYASELKKLVKNYQPKKKEEEDYQQYTWAIKFWDMLKELHDLAGQHEVIAENTQSQVLKDLQSLITETKQQRKKDLQEGAKVQDHLKSSYSQLDKSRSKYERAFKMAEKATDDYRKADADINLSRAEVEKTRNQMMIKNNQCDECKNEYAAQLQQTNQHQRDHYTQQMPAVFQQMQGMEENRINKIKSMVKQVADIERSVIPIINTCIDGMVKASDGISAEEDSRAVIDKYKSGFPIPNDIPFEDLSNASVIDTSNANGTPKSSLDSRKGTVSDKKRNKKDKKGGGGLFGIFTSSKSGRIRIIGLLGEESKEDFSDLPPNQQRKALNRKIDEFKKEIARETAEREGMLKMKDVYVNNPALGDPNALEKKIEENAQKIDSLQAEMRKYQGYLTNMDVKPSPAGHRRNSLSDDSISQSSTNMEISQTSGPPQTMHNEPEVYTEEWPEPPSDEEFEEERAVELREKPDKKAIDDEDGDHPEFDQTEGDFDDEGFPVIGTCRALYPYEAGNEGSVAMTEGEEMFVLEQDQGDGWTRVRKHDNSEGFVPTSYIQCHFYDQDEV, from the exons AAAACTAGTCAAAAATTACCAaccaaaaaagaaagaagaggAAGATTATCAACA GTACACATGGGCTATCAAGTTCTGGGACATGCTGAAGGAATTACATGACCTTGCAGGTCAACATGAAGTCATTGCAGAAAATACTCAGAGCCAAGTCCTGAAAGATCTGCAGAGTTTAATTACGGAAACTAAACAACAAAggaaaaag GATTTGCAAGAGGGTGCCAAAGTTCAAGATCATCTGAAATCCTCGTACAGCCAGTTAGACAAG AGTCGAAGCAAATATGAAAGGGCTTTTAAAATGGCAGAAAAGGCTACAGATGATTACAGAAAAGCTGATGCAGACATCAATTTATCACGAGCAGAAGTGGAAAAG acAAGAAATCAAATGATGATTAAGAACAACCAGTGTGATGAATGTAAAAATGAGTATGCTGCCCAGTTACAACAGACAAACCAGCACCAGAGAGACCACTACACACAACAAATGCCAGCTGTCTTCCAG caaaTGCAAGGTATGGAAGAGAATAGAATCAACAAAATTAAGTCAATGGTAAAGCAGGTAGCAGACATAGAGCGTAGTGTGATACCCATCATCAACACATGTATAGATGGAATGGTCAAGGCTTCCGACGGAATCAGTGCTGAGGAG gATTCCAGAGCAGTTATTGACAAATACAAGTCTGGCTTCCCTATACCAAATGACATTCCTTTTGAGGATCTGAGCAACGCCTCTGTCATTGATACATCTAACGCCAATGGTACACCTAAATCTTCCCTGGACAGCCGAAAAGGCACAGTCTCGGACAAGAAacgaaataaaaaagataaaaaaggGGGAGGAGGGTTATTTGGGATTTTCACCTCATCCAAG TCAGGAAGAATTCGG ATCATTGGACTGCTG GGAGAAGAATCAAAAGAGGATTTCAGTGATCTGCCACCAAATCAACAGAGAAAAGCTCTCAACAGAAAAATAGATGAATTCAAGAAAGAGATTGCCAGAGAAACAGCGGAAAG AGAGGGAATGTTAAAGATGAAAGATGTCTATGTGAATAATCCAGCTCTTGGGGATCCAAACGCACTAGAGAAGAAGATCGAGGAAAATGCTCAAAAGATTGACAGTCTACAAGCTGAAATGAGGAAGTACCAA ggataCCTTACCAATATGGATGTCAAACCTTCTCCAGCTGGGCATAGAAGAAACAGTTTATCAGATGACTCAATATCCCAAAGCAGTACAAACATGGAGATAAGTCAGACATCTGGACCTCCCCAGACTATGCATAATGAGCCGGAAGTCTACAC TGAGGAGTGGCCAGAACCCCCCAG TGATGAGGAGTTTGAGGAGGAACG AGCAGTAGAATTAAGGGAAAAACCAGATAAGAA AGCTATAGATGATGAAGATGGGGACCATCCAGAATTTGATCAGACCGAGGGAGACTTTGACGATGAAGGTTTTCCAGTCATAGGAACCTGCAGAGCATTGTATCCAtatgaag CTGGCAATGAAGGTTCTGTGGCTATGACTGAGGGAGAAGAAATGTTTGTCCTTGAACAAGACCAAGGAGATGGGTGGACACGAGTCCGCAAACATGACAATTCAGAGGGCTTTGTTCCAACCTCGTATATCCAGTGTCATTTCTACGATCAAGATGAGGTCTAA
- the LOC125678622 gene encoding formin-binding protein 1-like isoform X3 — MSWGIELWDQYDTIATHTQKGIDFCERFTHFLKDRCSIELKYASELKKLVKNYQPKKKEEEDYQQYTWAIKFWDMLKELHDLAGQHEVIAENTQSQVLKDLQSLITETKQQRKKDLQEGAKVQDHLKSSYSQLDKSRSKYERAFKMAEKATDDYRKADADINLSRAEVEKTRNQMMIKNNQCDECKNEYAAQLQQTNQHQRDHYTQQMPAVFQQMQGMEENRINKIKSMVKQVADIERSVIPIINTCIDGMVKASDGISAEEDSRAVIDKYKSGFPIPNDIPFEDLSNASVIDTSNANGTPKSSLDSRKGTVSDKKRNKKDKKGGGGLFGIFTSSKIIGLLGEESKEDFSDLPPNQQRKALNRKIDEFKKEIARETAEREGMLKMKDVYVNNPALGDPNALEKKIEENAQKIDSLQAEMRKYQGYLTNMDVKPSPAGHRRNSLSDDSISQSSTNMEISQTSGPPQTMHNEPEVYTEEWPEPPSDEEFEEERAVELREKPDKKAIDDEDGDHPEFDQTEGDFDDEGFPVIGTCRALYPYEAGNEGSVAMTEGEEMFVLEQDQGDGWTRVRKHDNSEGFVPTSYIQCHFYDQDEV; from the exons AAAACTAGTCAAAAATTACCAaccaaaaaagaaagaagaggAAGATTATCAACA GTACACATGGGCTATCAAGTTCTGGGACATGCTGAAGGAATTACATGACCTTGCAGGTCAACATGAAGTCATTGCAGAAAATACTCAGAGCCAAGTCCTGAAAGATCTGCAGAGTTTAATTACGGAAACTAAACAACAAAggaaaaag GATTTGCAAGAGGGTGCCAAAGTTCAAGATCATCTGAAATCCTCGTACAGCCAGTTAGACAAG AGTCGAAGCAAATATGAAAGGGCTTTTAAAATGGCAGAAAAGGCTACAGATGATTACAGAAAAGCTGATGCAGACATCAATTTATCACGAGCAGAAGTGGAAAAG acAAGAAATCAAATGATGATTAAGAACAACCAGTGTGATGAATGTAAAAATGAGTATGCTGCCCAGTTACAACAGACAAACCAGCACCAGAGAGACCACTACACACAACAAATGCCAGCTGTCTTCCAG caaaTGCAAGGTATGGAAGAGAATAGAATCAACAAAATTAAGTCAATGGTAAAGCAGGTAGCAGACATAGAGCGTAGTGTGATACCCATCATCAACACATGTATAGATGGAATGGTCAAGGCTTCCGACGGAATCAGTGCTGAGGAG gATTCCAGAGCAGTTATTGACAAATACAAGTCTGGCTTCCCTATACCAAATGACATTCCTTTTGAGGATCTGAGCAACGCCTCTGTCATTGATACATCTAACGCCAATGGTACACCTAAATCTTCCCTGGACAGCCGAAAAGGCACAGTCTCGGACAAGAAacgaaataaaaaagataaaaaaggGGGAGGAGGGTTATTTGGGATTTTCACCTCATCCAAG ATCATTGGACTGCTG GGAGAAGAATCAAAAGAGGATTTCAGTGATCTGCCACCAAATCAACAGAGAAAAGCTCTCAACAGAAAAATAGATGAATTCAAGAAAGAGATTGCCAGAGAAACAGCGGAAAG AGAGGGAATGTTAAAGATGAAAGATGTCTATGTGAATAATCCAGCTCTTGGGGATCCAAACGCACTAGAGAAGAAGATCGAGGAAAATGCTCAAAAGATTGACAGTCTACAAGCTGAAATGAGGAAGTACCAA ggataCCTTACCAATATGGATGTCAAACCTTCTCCAGCTGGGCATAGAAGAAACAGTTTATCAGATGACTCAATATCCCAAAGCAGTACAAACATGGAGATAAGTCAGACATCTGGACCTCCCCAGACTATGCATAATGAGCCGGAAGTCTACAC TGAGGAGTGGCCAGAACCCCCCAG TGATGAGGAGTTTGAGGAGGAACG AGCAGTAGAATTAAGGGAAAAACCAGATAAGAA AGCTATAGATGATGAAGATGGGGACCATCCAGAATTTGATCAGACCGAGGGAGACTTTGACGATGAAGGTTTTCCAGTCATAGGAACCTGCAGAGCATTGTATCCAtatgaag CTGGCAATGAAGGTTCTGTGGCTATGACTGAGGGAGAAGAAATGTTTGTCCTTGAACAAGACCAAGGAGATGGGTGGACACGAGTCCGCAAACATGACAATTCAGAGGGCTTTGTTCCAACCTCGTATATCCAGTGTCATTTCTACGATCAAGATGAGGTCTAA
- the LOC125678622 gene encoding formin-binding protein 1-like isoform X5, which yields MSWGIELWDQYDTIATHTQKGIDFCERFTHFLKDRCSIELKYASELKKLVKNYQPKKKEEEDYQQYTWAIKFWDMLKELHDLAGQHEVIAENTQSQVLKDLQSLITETKQQRKKDLQEGAKVQDHLKSSYSQLDKSRSKYERAFKMAEKATDDYRKADADINLSRAEVEKTRNQMMIKNNQCDECKNEYAAQLQQTNQHQRDHYTQQMPAVFQQMQGMEENRINKIKSMVKQVADIERSVIPIINTCIDGMVKASDGISAEEDSRAVIDKYKSGFPIPNDIPFEDLSNASVIDTSNANGTPKSSLDSRKGTVSDKKRNKKDKKGGGGLFGIFTSSKATINKIIGLLGEESKEDFSDLPPNQQRKALNRKIDEFKKEIARETAEREGMLKMKDVYVNNPALGDPNALEKKIEENAQKIDSLQAEMRKYQGYLTNMDVKPSPAGHRRNSLSDDSISQSSTNMEISQTSGPPQTMHNEPEVYTDEEFEEERAVELREKPDKKAIDDEDGDHPEFDQTEGDFDDEGFPVIGTCRALYPYEAGNEGSVAMTEGEEMFVLEQDQGDGWTRVRKHDNSEGFVPTSYIQCHFYDQDEV from the exons AAAACTAGTCAAAAATTACCAaccaaaaaagaaagaagaggAAGATTATCAACA GTACACATGGGCTATCAAGTTCTGGGACATGCTGAAGGAATTACATGACCTTGCAGGTCAACATGAAGTCATTGCAGAAAATACTCAGAGCCAAGTCCTGAAAGATCTGCAGAGTTTAATTACGGAAACTAAACAACAAAggaaaaag GATTTGCAAGAGGGTGCCAAAGTTCAAGATCATCTGAAATCCTCGTACAGCCAGTTAGACAAG AGTCGAAGCAAATATGAAAGGGCTTTTAAAATGGCAGAAAAGGCTACAGATGATTACAGAAAAGCTGATGCAGACATCAATTTATCACGAGCAGAAGTGGAAAAG acAAGAAATCAAATGATGATTAAGAACAACCAGTGTGATGAATGTAAAAATGAGTATGCTGCCCAGTTACAACAGACAAACCAGCACCAGAGAGACCACTACACACAACAAATGCCAGCTGTCTTCCAG caaaTGCAAGGTATGGAAGAGAATAGAATCAACAAAATTAAGTCAATGGTAAAGCAGGTAGCAGACATAGAGCGTAGTGTGATACCCATCATCAACACATGTATAGATGGAATGGTCAAGGCTTCCGACGGAATCAGTGCTGAGGAG gATTCCAGAGCAGTTATTGACAAATACAAGTCTGGCTTCCCTATACCAAATGACATTCCTTTTGAGGATCTGAGCAACGCCTCTGTCATTGATACATCTAACGCCAATGGTACACCTAAATCTTCCCTGGACAGCCGAAAAGGCACAGTCTCGGACAAGAAacgaaataaaaaagataaaaaaggGGGAGGAGGGTTATTTGGGATTTTCACCTCATCCAAG GCCACAATTAACAAA ATCATTGGACTGCTG GGAGAAGAATCAAAAGAGGATTTCAGTGATCTGCCACCAAATCAACAGAGAAAAGCTCTCAACAGAAAAATAGATGAATTCAAGAAAGAGATTGCCAGAGAAACAGCGGAAAG AGAGGGAATGTTAAAGATGAAAGATGTCTATGTGAATAATCCAGCTCTTGGGGATCCAAACGCACTAGAGAAGAAGATCGAGGAAAATGCTCAAAAGATTGACAGTCTACAAGCTGAAATGAGGAAGTACCAA ggataCCTTACCAATATGGATGTCAAACCTTCTCCAGCTGGGCATAGAAGAAACAGTTTATCAGATGACTCAATATCCCAAAGCAGTACAAACATGGAGATAAGTCAGACATCTGGACCTCCCCAGACTATGCATAATGAGCCGGAAGTCTACAC TGATGAGGAGTTTGAGGAGGAACG AGCAGTAGAATTAAGGGAAAAACCAGATAAGAA AGCTATAGATGATGAAGATGGGGACCATCCAGAATTTGATCAGACCGAGGGAGACTTTGACGATGAAGGTTTTCCAGTCATAGGAACCTGCAGAGCATTGTATCCAtatgaag CTGGCAATGAAGGTTCTGTGGCTATGACTGAGGGAGAAGAAATGTTTGTCCTTGAACAAGACCAAGGAGATGGGTGGACACGAGTCCGCAAACATGACAATTCAGAGGGCTTTGTTCCAACCTCGTATATCCAGTGTCATTTCTACGATCAAGATGAGGTCTAA
- the LOC125678622 gene encoding formin-binding protein 1-like isoform X13: MSWGIELWDQYDTIATHTQKGIDFCERFTHFLKDRCSIELKYASELKKLVKNYQPKKKEEEDYQQYTWAIKFWDMLKELHDLAGQHEVIAENTQSQVLKDLQSLITETKQQRKKDLQEGAKVQDHLKSSYSQLDKSRSKYERAFKMAEKATDDYRKADADINLSRAEVEKTRNQMMIKNNQCDECKNEYAAQLQQTNQHQRDHYTQQMPAVFQQMQGMEENRINKIKSMVKQVADIERSVIPIINTCIDGMVKASDGISAEEDSRAVIDKYKSGFPIPNDIPFEDLSNASVIDTSNANGTPKSSLDSRKGTVSDKKRNKKDKKGGGGLFGIFTSSKATINKIIGLLGEESKEDFSDLPPNQQRKALNRKIDEFKKEIARETAEREGMLKMKDVYVNNPALGDPNALEKKIEENAQKIDSLQAEMRKYQGYLTNMDVKPSPAGHRRNSLSDDSISQSSTNMEISQTSGPPQTMHNEPEVYTAIDDEDGDHPEFDQTEGDFDDEGFPVIGTCRALYPYEAGNEGSVAMTEGEEMFVLEQDQGDGWTRVRKHDNSEGFVPTSYIQCHFYDQDEV; encoded by the exons AAAACTAGTCAAAAATTACCAaccaaaaaagaaagaagaggAAGATTATCAACA GTACACATGGGCTATCAAGTTCTGGGACATGCTGAAGGAATTACATGACCTTGCAGGTCAACATGAAGTCATTGCAGAAAATACTCAGAGCCAAGTCCTGAAAGATCTGCAGAGTTTAATTACGGAAACTAAACAACAAAggaaaaag GATTTGCAAGAGGGTGCCAAAGTTCAAGATCATCTGAAATCCTCGTACAGCCAGTTAGACAAG AGTCGAAGCAAATATGAAAGGGCTTTTAAAATGGCAGAAAAGGCTACAGATGATTACAGAAAAGCTGATGCAGACATCAATTTATCACGAGCAGAAGTGGAAAAG acAAGAAATCAAATGATGATTAAGAACAACCAGTGTGATGAATGTAAAAATGAGTATGCTGCCCAGTTACAACAGACAAACCAGCACCAGAGAGACCACTACACACAACAAATGCCAGCTGTCTTCCAG caaaTGCAAGGTATGGAAGAGAATAGAATCAACAAAATTAAGTCAATGGTAAAGCAGGTAGCAGACATAGAGCGTAGTGTGATACCCATCATCAACACATGTATAGATGGAATGGTCAAGGCTTCCGACGGAATCAGTGCTGAGGAG gATTCCAGAGCAGTTATTGACAAATACAAGTCTGGCTTCCCTATACCAAATGACATTCCTTTTGAGGATCTGAGCAACGCCTCTGTCATTGATACATCTAACGCCAATGGTACACCTAAATCTTCCCTGGACAGCCGAAAAGGCACAGTCTCGGACAAGAAacgaaataaaaaagataaaaaaggGGGAGGAGGGTTATTTGGGATTTTCACCTCATCCAAG GCCACAATTAACAAA ATCATTGGACTGCTG GGAGAAGAATCAAAAGAGGATTTCAGTGATCTGCCACCAAATCAACAGAGAAAAGCTCTCAACAGAAAAATAGATGAATTCAAGAAAGAGATTGCCAGAGAAACAGCGGAAAG AGAGGGAATGTTAAAGATGAAAGATGTCTATGTGAATAATCCAGCTCTTGGGGATCCAAACGCACTAGAGAAGAAGATCGAGGAAAATGCTCAAAAGATTGACAGTCTACAAGCTGAAATGAGGAAGTACCAA ggataCCTTACCAATATGGATGTCAAACCTTCTCCAGCTGGGCATAGAAGAAACAGTTTATCAGATGACTCAATATCCCAAAGCAGTACAAACATGGAGATAAGTCAGACATCTGGACCTCCCCAGACTATGCATAATGAGCCGGAAGTCTACAC AGCTATAGATGATGAAGATGGGGACCATCCAGAATTTGATCAGACCGAGGGAGACTTTGACGATGAAGGTTTTCCAGTCATAGGAACCTGCAGAGCATTGTATCCAtatgaag CTGGCAATGAAGGTTCTGTGGCTATGACTGAGGGAGAAGAAATGTTTGTCCTTGAACAAGACCAAGGAGATGGGTGGACACGAGTCCGCAAACATGACAATTCAGAGGGCTTTGTTCCAACCTCGTATATCCAGTGTCATTTCTACGATCAAGATGAGGTCTAA
- the LOC125678622 gene encoding formin-binding protein 1-like isoform X4 — translation MSWGIELWDQYDTIATHTQKGIDFCERFTHFLKDRCSIELKYASELKKLVKNYQPKKKEEEDYQQYTWAIKFWDMLKELHDLAGQHEVIAENTQSQVLKDLQSLITETKQQRKKDLQEGAKVQDHLKSSYSQLDKSRSKYERAFKMAEKATDDYRKADADINLSRAEVEKTRNQMMIKNNQCDECKNEYAAQLQQTNQHQRDHYTQQMPAVFQQMQGMEENRINKIKSMVKQVADIERSVIPIINTCIDGMVKASDGISAEEDSRAVIDKYKSGFPIPNDIPFEDLSNASVIDTSNANGTPKSSLDSRKGTVSDKKRNKKDKKGGGGLFGIFTSSKATINKGEESKEDFSDLPPNQQRKALNRKIDEFKKEIARETAEREGMLKMKDVYVNNPALGDPNALEKKIEENAQKIDSLQAEMRKYQGYLTNMDVKPSPAGHRRNSLSDDSISQSSTNMEISQTSGPPQTMHNEPEVYTEEWPEPPSDEEFEEERAVELREKPDKKAIDDEDGDHPEFDQTEGDFDDEGFPVIGTCRALYPYEAGNEGSVAMTEGEEMFVLEQDQGDGWTRVRKHDNSEGFVPTSYIQCHFYDQDEV, via the exons AAAACTAGTCAAAAATTACCAaccaaaaaagaaagaagaggAAGATTATCAACA GTACACATGGGCTATCAAGTTCTGGGACATGCTGAAGGAATTACATGACCTTGCAGGTCAACATGAAGTCATTGCAGAAAATACTCAGAGCCAAGTCCTGAAAGATCTGCAGAGTTTAATTACGGAAACTAAACAACAAAggaaaaag GATTTGCAAGAGGGTGCCAAAGTTCAAGATCATCTGAAATCCTCGTACAGCCAGTTAGACAAG AGTCGAAGCAAATATGAAAGGGCTTTTAAAATGGCAGAAAAGGCTACAGATGATTACAGAAAAGCTGATGCAGACATCAATTTATCACGAGCAGAAGTGGAAAAG acAAGAAATCAAATGATGATTAAGAACAACCAGTGTGATGAATGTAAAAATGAGTATGCTGCCCAGTTACAACAGACAAACCAGCACCAGAGAGACCACTACACACAACAAATGCCAGCTGTCTTCCAG caaaTGCAAGGTATGGAAGAGAATAGAATCAACAAAATTAAGTCAATGGTAAAGCAGGTAGCAGACATAGAGCGTAGTGTGATACCCATCATCAACACATGTATAGATGGAATGGTCAAGGCTTCCGACGGAATCAGTGCTGAGGAG gATTCCAGAGCAGTTATTGACAAATACAAGTCTGGCTTCCCTATACCAAATGACATTCCTTTTGAGGATCTGAGCAACGCCTCTGTCATTGATACATCTAACGCCAATGGTACACCTAAATCTTCCCTGGACAGCCGAAAAGGCACAGTCTCGGACAAGAAacgaaataaaaaagataaaaaaggGGGAGGAGGGTTATTTGGGATTTTCACCTCATCCAAG GCCACAATTAACAAA GGAGAAGAATCAAAAGAGGATTTCAGTGATCTGCCACCAAATCAACAGAGAAAAGCTCTCAACAGAAAAATAGATGAATTCAAGAAAGAGATTGCCAGAGAAACAGCGGAAAG AGAGGGAATGTTAAAGATGAAAGATGTCTATGTGAATAATCCAGCTCTTGGGGATCCAAACGCACTAGAGAAGAAGATCGAGGAAAATGCTCAAAAGATTGACAGTCTACAAGCTGAAATGAGGAAGTACCAA ggataCCTTACCAATATGGATGTCAAACCTTCTCCAGCTGGGCATAGAAGAAACAGTTTATCAGATGACTCAATATCCCAAAGCAGTACAAACATGGAGATAAGTCAGACATCTGGACCTCCCCAGACTATGCATAATGAGCCGGAAGTCTACAC TGAGGAGTGGCCAGAACCCCCCAG TGATGAGGAGTTTGAGGAGGAACG AGCAGTAGAATTAAGGGAAAAACCAGATAAGAA AGCTATAGATGATGAAGATGGGGACCATCCAGAATTTGATCAGACCGAGGGAGACTTTGACGATGAAGGTTTTCCAGTCATAGGAACCTGCAGAGCATTGTATCCAtatgaag CTGGCAATGAAGGTTCTGTGGCTATGACTGAGGGAGAAGAAATGTTTGTCCTTGAACAAGACCAAGGAGATGGGTGGACACGAGTCCGCAAACATGACAATTCAGAGGGCTTTGTTCCAACCTCGTATATCCAGTGTCATTTCTACGATCAAGATGAGGTCTAA
- the LOC125678622 gene encoding formin-binding protein 1-like isoform X8, with amino-acid sequence MSWGIELWDQYDTIATHTQKGIDFCERFTHFLKDRCSIELKYASELKKLVKNYQPKKKEEEDYQQYTWAIKFWDMLKELHDLAGQHEVIAENTQSQVLKDLQSLITETKQQRKKDLQEGAKVQDHLKSSYSQLDKSRSKYERAFKMAEKATDDYRKADADINLSRAEVEKTRNQMMIKNNQCDECKNEYAAQLQQTNQHQRDHYTQQMPAVFQQMQGMEENRINKIKSMVKQVADIERSVIPIINTCIDGMVKASDGISAEEDSRAVIDKYKSGFPIPNDIPFEDLSNASVIDTSNANGTPKSSLDSRKGTVSDKKRNKKDKKGGGGLFGIFTSSKATINKIIGLLGEESKEDFSDLPPNQQRKALNRKIDEFKKEIARETAEREGMLKMKDVYVNNPALGDPNALEKKIEENAQKIDSLQAEMRKYQGYLTNMDVKPSPAGHRRNSLSDDSISQSSTNMEISQTSGPPQTMHNEPEVYTAVELREKPDKKAIDDEDGDHPEFDQTEGDFDDEGFPVIGTCRALYPYEAGNEGSVAMTEGEEMFVLEQDQGDGWTRVRKHDNSEGFVPTSYIQCHFYDQDEV; translated from the exons AAAACTAGTCAAAAATTACCAaccaaaaaagaaagaagaggAAGATTATCAACA GTACACATGGGCTATCAAGTTCTGGGACATGCTGAAGGAATTACATGACCTTGCAGGTCAACATGAAGTCATTGCAGAAAATACTCAGAGCCAAGTCCTGAAAGATCTGCAGAGTTTAATTACGGAAACTAAACAACAAAggaaaaag GATTTGCAAGAGGGTGCCAAAGTTCAAGATCATCTGAAATCCTCGTACAGCCAGTTAGACAAG AGTCGAAGCAAATATGAAAGGGCTTTTAAAATGGCAGAAAAGGCTACAGATGATTACAGAAAAGCTGATGCAGACATCAATTTATCACGAGCAGAAGTGGAAAAG acAAGAAATCAAATGATGATTAAGAACAACCAGTGTGATGAATGTAAAAATGAGTATGCTGCCCAGTTACAACAGACAAACCAGCACCAGAGAGACCACTACACACAACAAATGCCAGCTGTCTTCCAG caaaTGCAAGGTATGGAAGAGAATAGAATCAACAAAATTAAGTCAATGGTAAAGCAGGTAGCAGACATAGAGCGTAGTGTGATACCCATCATCAACACATGTATAGATGGAATGGTCAAGGCTTCCGACGGAATCAGTGCTGAGGAG gATTCCAGAGCAGTTATTGACAAATACAAGTCTGGCTTCCCTATACCAAATGACATTCCTTTTGAGGATCTGAGCAACGCCTCTGTCATTGATACATCTAACGCCAATGGTACACCTAAATCTTCCCTGGACAGCCGAAAAGGCACAGTCTCGGACAAGAAacgaaataaaaaagataaaaaaggGGGAGGAGGGTTATTTGGGATTTTCACCTCATCCAAG GCCACAATTAACAAA ATCATTGGACTGCTG GGAGAAGAATCAAAAGAGGATTTCAGTGATCTGCCACCAAATCAACAGAGAAAAGCTCTCAACAGAAAAATAGATGAATTCAAGAAAGAGATTGCCAGAGAAACAGCGGAAAG AGAGGGAATGTTAAAGATGAAAGATGTCTATGTGAATAATCCAGCTCTTGGGGATCCAAACGCACTAGAGAAGAAGATCGAGGAAAATGCTCAAAAGATTGACAGTCTACAAGCTGAAATGAGGAAGTACCAA ggataCCTTACCAATATGGATGTCAAACCTTCTCCAGCTGGGCATAGAAGAAACAGTTTATCAGATGACTCAATATCCCAAAGCAGTACAAACATGGAGATAAGTCAGACATCTGGACCTCCCCAGACTATGCATAATGAGCCGGAAGTCTACAC AGCAGTAGAATTAAGGGAAAAACCAGATAAGAA AGCTATAGATGATGAAGATGGGGACCATCCAGAATTTGATCAGACCGAGGGAGACTTTGACGATGAAGGTTTTCCAGTCATAGGAACCTGCAGAGCATTGTATCCAtatgaag CTGGCAATGAAGGTTCTGTGGCTATGACTGAGGGAGAAGAAATGTTTGTCCTTGAACAAGACCAAGGAGATGGGTGGACACGAGTCCGCAAACATGACAATTCAGAGGGCTTTGTTCCAACCTCGTATATCCAGTGTCATTTCTACGATCAAGATGAGGTCTAA